A window of the Lactuca sativa cultivar Salinas chromosome 7, Lsat_Salinas_v11, whole genome shotgun sequence genome harbors these coding sequences:
- the LOC111898428 gene encoding putative F-box protein At3g16210: protein MSDYLCQELIVEIFTRLPPKSLLRFRSLSKSLYTCISSPGFIRLHKFRSPQKIRFTHENIDNNKIAEVVYTLHGEDELPLCLCPKRGYIGITTTIPFPCSNRFRTIGSCNGTFCLKTKNGLTLWNPSIRRKVRVAECPRSSELALGGIGFGFDPISDDYKIVWISYEKDTSFVYAVKTGTWCEIASPKPEFTYVRREAFLFKGVLHWEVNRFDLDFSCILTFDLSTHVFGMIPFPGLALDWLTTRLTTIQDSLALICYRMNIDDSWILLWRDASWSVVFKLGIGKLPVDGAFQFQPQPQTTNECNLLLITYGDGFQIYNSKTGVQSGVLGFNASSSLIDFRECVETIHLLDMGEAACETTQL from the coding sequence ATGTCAGATTATTTATGCCAAGAGTTGATTGTTGAAATTTTTACAAGACTACCACCCAAATCCCTCCTTCGATTTAGATCACTCTCTAAATCGTTATATACCTGTATTTCTAGTCCCGGGTTCATACGCTTGCACAAATTCCGATCCCCACAAAAAATCCGCTTCACGCATGAAAATATTGACAATAATAAAATAGCAGAAGTCGTTTATACATTACACGGAGAAGACGAATTGCCCTTGTGTTTGTGTCCCAAACGTGGATATATTGGTATAACAACAACAATTCCGTTTCCTTGTAGCAATAGGTTCAGAACTATTGGTTCATGTAATGGAACTTTCTGTTTGAAGACTAAAAATGGTTTGACTCTATGGAACCCTTCAATCAGACGCAAAGTAAGAGTGGCTGAATGTCCTCGGAGTTCTGAACTCGCTTTGGGAGGTATTGGGTTTGGATTTGACCCAATCAGTGACGATTACAAAATTGTTTGGATATCATATGAAAAAGACACTTCATTTGTTTATGCGGTGAAGACGGGCACTTGGTGTGAGATTGCTTCCCCTAAACCTGAGTTTACTTATGTGCGACGTGAGGCCTTTTTATTCAAAGGAGTATTGCATTGGGAGGTAAATCGTTTTGACTTAGACTTTTCTTGTATACTGACATTCGATTTGAGCACTCATGTTTTTGGTATGATTCCATTTCCTGGATTGGCTCTGGACTGGTTGACAACAAGACTAACAACCATCCAAGATTCTCTAGCTTTGATTTGTTATCGCATGAATATTGATGATAGTTGGATTCTGCTATGGAGAGATGCTTCTTGGTCTGTGGTTTTTAAATTGGGAATAGGTAAACTTCCAGTTGATGGAGCTTTTCAATTCCAACCACAACCGCAAACGACCAACGAGTGTAATTTGTTGCTCATTACTTATGGGGATGGGTTCCAAATTTATAATTCCAAGACAGGGGTGCAATCAGGAGTACTTGGATTCAATGCTTCTTCTAGTTTAATAGACTTTCGGGAGTGTGTCGAAACAATTCATTTGTTAGACATGGGGGAGGCTGCTTGTGAAACAACTCAACTATGA